The Microcaecilia unicolor chromosome 6, aMicUni1.1, whole genome shotgun sequence genome includes a window with the following:
- the LOC115472407 gene encoding somatostatin receptor type 2-like, whose protein sequence is MELDYTELANSTELWFASAPQFDHFSTGVPSNASQNATGIHFDMTSNAILTFIYFVVCIVGLGGNTLVIYVILRYAKMKTITNIYILNLAIADELFMLGLPFLAMQVALVHWPFGKAICRIVITVDGINQFTSIFCLTVMSIDRYLAVVHPIKSAKWRRPRTAKLVNAAVWIISLFVIMPIMIYADIQNRNGRISCTITWPGESWYTGFIIYAFIMGFLVPLSIICLCYLFIIIKVKSSGIRVGSSKRKRSEKKVTRMVSIVVAVFIFCWLPFYIFNVTSVSISIVATPVLKGMWDFVVVLSYANSCANPILYAFLSENFKKSFQNVLCLVRVSGMDDADRSDSKQDKSRLNETTETQRTLLNGDLQTSM, encoded by the coding sequence ATGGAGCTGGACTACACAGAACTGGCAAACAGCACGGAATTATGGTTTGCCTCAGCACCTCAGTTTGATCATTTTTCCACCGGGGTGCCCAGCAATGCTTCCCAGAATGCCACAGGCATCCACTTTGACATGACCAGTAATGCCATCCTCACcttcatctactttgtggtgtgcATCGTAGGACTGGGTGGCAACACCCTGGTCATATATGTCATTTTACGCTACGCCAAGATGAAAACCATCACCAACATCTACATCCTGAACTTGGCCATAGCAGATGAGCTGTTTATGCTTGGACTGCCCTTTCTCGCCATGCAGGTGGCGCTGGTCCATTGGCCCTTTGGCAAAGCTATCTGTAGGATTGTTATAACGGTGGATGGGATTAATCAGTTCACCAGCATTTTCTGCTTGACCGTCATGAGCATAGACAGGTACCTGGCTGTGGTCCACCCTATCAAGTCTGCCAAGTGGAGAAGACCGAGAACAGCCAAACTGGTCAACGCTGCTGTTTGGATCATTTCTCTGTTTGTTATCATGCCCATTATGATTTATGCTGACATCCAAAATCGGAATGGACGAATCAGCTGTACAATCACATGGCCGGGCGAATCCTGGTACACAGGGTTCATCATTTATGCCTTCATCATGGGCTTTCTGGTGCCTCTCAGTATCATTTgcctctgttatttatttatcatcATTAAGGTGAAATCATCTGGCATCAGAGTTGGCTCTTCAAAGAGGAAAAGGTCCGAGAAGAAGGTCACCCGGATGGTTTCCATAGTTGTCGCCGTCTTTATCTTCTGCTGGCTCCCTTTCTACATTTTTAATGTCACCTCGGTCTCCATCTCCATTGTAGCCACCCCAGTCCTGAAGGGCATGTGGGACTTTGTGGTCGTGCTGAGCTATGCCAACAGTTGTGCCAATCCCATCCTCTACGCCTTCTTGTCCGAGAACTTCAAGAAGAGCTTTCAGAATGTCCTCTGCCTCGTCAGGGTGAGCGGGATGGATGACGCAGATCGAAGCGACAGCAAGCAGGACAAGTCGAGACTCAACGAAACCACGGAAACGCAACGGACTCTGCTCAACGGGGATCTTCAGACAAGCATGTGA
- the LOC115472395 gene encoding LOW QUALITY PROTEIN: somatostatin receptor type 2-like (The sequence of the model RefSeq protein was modified relative to this genomic sequence to represent the inferred CDS: inserted 1 base in 1 codon) has translation MELDYTELANSTELWFASAPQFDHFSTGVPSNASQNATGIHFDMTSNAILTFIYFVVCIVGLGGNTLVIYVILRYAKMKTITNIYILNLAIADELXMLGLPFLAMQVALVHWPFGKAICRIVITVDGINQFTSIFCLTVMSIDRYLAVVHPIKSAKWRRPRTAKLVNAAVWIISLFVIMPIMIYADIQNRNGRISCTITWPGESWYTGFIIYAFIMGFLVPLSIICLCYLFIIIKVKSSGIRVGSSKRKRSEKKVTRMVSIVVAVFIFCWLPFYIFNVTSVSISIVATPVLKGMWDFVVVLSYANSCANPILYAFLSENFKKSFQNVLCLVRVSGMDDADRSDSKQDKSRLNETTETQRTLLNGDLQTSM, from the exons ATGGAGCTGGACTACACAGAACTGGCAAACAGCACGGAATTATGGTTTGCCTCAGCACCTCAGTTTGATCATTTTTCCACCGGGGTGCCCAGCAATGCTTCCCAGAATGCCACAGGCATCCACTTTGACATGACCAGTAATGCCATCCTCACcttcatctactttgtggtgtgcATCGTAGGACTGGGTGGCAACACCCTGGTCATATATGTCATTTTACGCTACGCCAAGATGAAAACCATCACCAACATCTACATCCTGAACTTGGCCATAGCAGATGAGC TTATGCTTGGACTGCCCTTTCTCGCCATGCAGGTGGCGCTGGTCCATTGGCCCTTTGGCAAAGCTATCTGTAGGATTGTTATAACGGTGGATGGGATTAATCAGTTCACCAGCATTTTCTGCTTGACCGTCATGAGCATAGACAGGTACCTGGCTGTGGTCCACCCTATCAAGTCTGCCAAGTGGAGAAGACCGAGAACAGCCAAACTGGTCAACGCTGCTGTTTGGATCATTTCTCTGTTTGTTATCATGCCCATTATGATTTATGCTGACATCCAAAATCGGAATGGACGAATCAGCTGTACAATCACATGGCCGGGCGAATCCTGGTACACAGGGTTCATCATTTATGCCTTCATCATGGGCTTTCTGGTGCCTCTCAGTATCATTTgcctctgttatttatttatcatcATTAAGGTGAAATCATCTGGCATCAGAGTTGGCTCTTCAAAGAGGAAAAGGTCCGAGAAGAAGGTCACCCGGATGGTTTCCATAGTTGTCGCCGTCTTTATCTTCTGCTGGCTCCCTTTCTACATTTTTAATGTCACCTCGGTCTCCATCTCCATTGTAGCCACCCCAGTCCTGAAGGGCATGTGGGACTTTGTGGTCGTGCTGAGCTATGCCAACAGTTGTGCCAATCCCATCCTCTACGCCTTCTTGTCCGAGAACTTCAAGAAGAGCTTTCAGAATGTCCTCTGCCTCGTCAGGGTGAGCGGGATGGATGACGCAGATCGAAGCGACAGCAAGCAGGACAAGTCGAGACTCAACGAAACCACGGAAACGCAACGGACTCTGCTCAACGGGGATCTTCAGACAAGCATGTGA